The proteins below come from a single Pedobacter aquae genomic window:
- a CDS encoding ATP-binding protein, with amino-acid sequence MILRGPKIKQLLRSIALLVFLLLPIFGAAFQKAYRLNPQLKVYDSLVSRYRYFKPDSALYFMNQGLELATKLNDANGKAVMLNQWGMIYDNKGNYQESREKYLQALKIYQKTGYVKGISAVNIRLGVVENRKGNHDKAIAYFLKALAISEKNNYAYGIMEANLTVAEGFLGQKNYPIALKYLKKAEFISDTIPFSNLNLNIYNNFGVIYRDIKKYDLAEYYLKKGIALSSNIKYQGLNITLTNNLASVYARTGKKQQAIALQKEALKKAKEIQNFLREIEVLLGLAENYKDTDSKKALAYYKDALNLTRKNNAYKRQVEILNQMVILYRKEGNYKEALTLKEEEKNLADSFLYKDIDSRISDLQAQYELAKSQARVKELQYSNTQQNLRSTIILSVAVFVMIILVFMVFNNRRNRKFNQLLSKANQELKESNSVKDKLFSVLAHDLRGPFAAIINLLSMVKDGYLDEREKNELIDKITQNSTTYLDTLNDLVKWGETQIKGLRINPQPIALAQEVELNKEFLSVLIEDKNISFSNEILPHVAVLADKAHFDLIIRNLLSNAVKFTNTGGSIKVFAEDESQYIRITVKDTGIGMSADKQSRIFNFENISLAGTGNEKGNSLGLILCKEYVLANKGTISVKSKKGEGSEFSFTLPKA; translated from the coding sequence ATGATTTTAAGGGGGCCTAAAATAAAACAACTATTAAGAAGTATAGCGCTTTTAGTGTTTTTACTGTTGCCTATTTTTGGCGCTGCTTTTCAAAAGGCGTATCGGCTAAATCCCCAACTTAAAGTTTATGATTCTCTGGTAAGCAGGTATAGGTATTTTAAACCAGACTCTGCCCTTTATTTCATGAACCAAGGCTTAGAACTAGCCACTAAGTTAAATGATGCTAACGGGAAGGCCGTGATGCTGAATCAATGGGGGATGATTTATGACAACAAAGGGAACTACCAAGAATCTAGAGAAAAGTACTTACAAGCCCTAAAAATTTACCAAAAAACAGGTTATGTAAAGGGTATTTCCGCTGTGAATATACGCCTAGGCGTAGTGGAAAATAGAAAAGGTAATCATGATAAAGCTATAGCTTATTTCCTAAAAGCATTGGCTATTAGCGAGAAAAATAATTATGCTTATGGCATTATGGAAGCTAACCTTACCGTAGCAGAGGGTTTTCTGGGGCAAAAGAACTACCCGATAGCTTTAAAATATTTAAAAAAAGCAGAATTTATTAGTGATACCATCCCTTTTTCAAATCTTAACCTTAACATTTACAATAATTTTGGGGTTATCTATAGAGATATTAAAAAATATGATTTAGCCGAGTATTACCTTAAAAAAGGCATCGCTTTAAGCAGTAATATTAAATACCAAGGCCTAAATATTACGCTAACCAATAATTTAGCTAGTGTTTATGCTCGTACAGGAAAAAAACAGCAAGCTATAGCGCTTCAAAAAGAAGCGCTTAAAAAGGCTAAAGAAATACAAAATTTCTTAAGAGAAATAGAGGTTTTATTAGGTTTAGCAGAGAATTATAAAGATACCGATAGTAAAAAGGCTCTGGCTTATTACAAAGATGCCTTAAACCTCACCAGAAAAAATAATGCCTATAAAAGACAGGTAGAAATTCTAAACCAAATGGTAATTCTTTACCGCAAAGAGGGCAATTACAAAGAAGCTTTAACCTTAAAAGAAGAAGAAAAAAACTTAGCAGATAGCTTTTTGTATAAAGATATCGATAGTCGCATTAGCGATTTACAAGCCCAGTATGAGCTGGCTAAATCTCAAGCCCGGGTGAAAGAACTGCAATACAGCAATACCCAACAAAATTTGCGTAGCACCATTATCTTAAGTGTTGCAGTATTTGTTATGATTATTCTTGTTTTTATGGTTTTTAACAACCGCAGAAACAGGAAATTTAATCAGCTTTTGTCTAAAGCCAATCAAGAATTAAAAGAATCTAACTCGGTAAAAGATAAATTATTCTCTGTTCTGGCCCATGATTTAAGAGGACCATTTGCAGCTATTATCAACCTTTTAAGCATGGTTAAAGATGGTTATTTAGACGAGCGAGAGAAAAATGAGTTGATTGATAAAATTACCCAAAATAGCACCACTTATTTAGACACCCTAAACGATTTAGTGAAATGGGGCGAAACACAAATTAAAGGTTTAAGAATAAATCCGCAACCCATAGCCCTAGCTCAGGAAGTTGAACTTAATAAGGAGTTTTTAAGCGTACTTATTGAGGATAAGAATATCAGTTTCAGTAATGAAATACTACCTCATGTAGCTGTTTTGGCAGATAAAGCCCACTTTGATTTAATCATCAGAAATTTATTAAGTAATGCCGTAAAATTTACCAATACGGGAGGCAGCATCAAGGTTTTTGCAGAAGATGAAAGCCAATATATCAGAATTACAGTTAAAGATACAGGCATTGGCATGTCTGCAGATAAGCAAAGTCGAATTTTTAATTTTGAAAACATCAGCTTAGCAGGCACAGGTAATGAAAAAGGAAATAGCTTAGGCCTCATCTTGTGTAAAGAGTACGTTTTAGCAAATAAAGGCACCATAAGTGTAAAGAGTAAAAAAGGCGAAGGTTCTGAGTTTAGTTTTACCTTACCTAAGGCTTAA
- a CDS encoding amidohydrolase family protein, producing MKKIIYQFIILTVAACTAYAQPNIAPAKAQTQAIALVGATLHIGNGTVIENGIIVFDKGKITAVGDGKTALPQNANVIQVSGKHIYPGFIAPANGLGLTEVESVRATRDIQEVGFINPHVRSIIAYNTDSRIIPTVRSNGVLLSQPAPEGGLVSGTSSIVQLDAWNWEDAAYKTDMAIHFNWPTSRIRTSRRAGAAVSEEQQKERYQRQMAELQNYFEEAKAYAELSKPKVFNARFDAMKGLFTGTKKAFVNVSAQKDIIIAVKFFEGFGIKPVLLGADEAIQVAGFLKEHQIPVIVNESHALPANDDDDVYLPYKNAALLHKAGILIAMSIEGYWQQRNLPFMAGTAAAYGLSKEEALALITSNTAKILGIDKQTGTLEIGKDANIIISEGDALDMRTNNISKAYIQGRDINLDNVQKQLYKRYAEKLGIKE from the coding sequence ATGAAAAAAATCATATATCAATTCATCATATTAACGGTTGCGGCATGTACAGCTTATGCGCAACCCAATATAGCTCCGGCTAAAGCCCAAACTCAGGCAATTGCTTTGGTGGGTGCTACGCTGCATATTGGCAACGGTACCGTAATAGAAAATGGGATTATTGTTTTTGATAAAGGTAAAATTACCGCTGTTGGCGATGGTAAAACAGCATTACCGCAAAATGCAAACGTTATTCAGGTTTCAGGAAAACATATTTACCCAGGTTTTATTGCCCCGGCTAATGGTTTGGGTTTAACCGAGGTAGAATCTGTAAGAGCTACCAGAGATATACAAGAAGTAGGCTTTATCAATCCGCATGTAAGGTCTATTATTGCTTATAATACCGATTCTAGAATTATCCCTACGGTACGTTCTAATGGTGTTTTACTTTCTCAGCCAGCGCCAGAAGGTGGTTTGGTTTCAGGAACATCCTCTATAGTGCAGTTAGATGCTTGGAATTGGGAAGATGCAGCTTATAAAACCGATATGGCTATCCATTTTAATTGGCCAACATCAAGAATAAGAACCAGCAGAAGAGCAGGGGCGGCAGTTAGCGAAGAACAGCAAAAAGAGCGTTACCAAAGGCAAATGGCCGAGTTACAAAACTATTTTGAAGAAGCTAAGGCTTACGCCGAGCTTAGTAAACCTAAAGTTTTTAATGCTCGTTTTGATGCAATGAAAGGCTTATTTACAGGTACTAAAAAAGCTTTTGTAAATGTATCAGCACAAAAAGATATCATTATAGCCGTTAAATTTTTCGAAGGGTTTGGTATAAAACCTGTTTTGCTTGGCGCTGATGAGGCTATACAAGTTGCAGGATTTTTAAAGGAGCATCAAATTCCTGTTATTGTTAACGAGAGTCATGCTTTACCAGCAAATGATGATGACGATGTTTACCTTCCATACAAAAATGCAGCACTTTTACATAAAGCAGGGATATTAATAGCCATGAGTATTGAAGGTTATTGGCAGCAACGTAATTTACCTTTTATGGCAGGTACAGCAGCGGCTTATGGTTTAAGTAAAGAAGAAGCTTTGGCTTTAATTACATCCAATACAGCTAAAATTTTAGGTATAGATAAACAAACAGGTACTTTAGAGATAGGTAAAGATGCCAATATCATAATTTCTGAAGGCGATGCTTTAGACATGCGAACAAACAATATCAGCAAAGCTTATATCCAAGGTCGTGATATAAATTTAGACAATGTTCAAAAGCAATTGTACAAACGCTATGCAGAAAAATTAGGTATCAAAGAGTAA
- a CDS encoding DUF72 domain-containing protein, with the protein MQFGKVEDPSIINFSLPADAPETKDLLKNTSKSTFEAYVGCAKWNKADLKGFYPRGTKDELTYYATQFNSIELNATFYNLPSSAQVSSWRDKTPDDFKFFPKITNSVSHYRRLIDVKEPVTLFCDAISHFEEKLGMAFLQLHDNFKPKDFDRLKTFVEDFPKVIPLAIEVRNEEWFTNKAIADELYQLLKKHHITNVLVDTAGRRDMMHMKLSTPIAFIRYVGANHESDYSRLDEWVKRIVDWKAAGLQKLYFFVHQNVELASPLLSAYFIEKLNKAIGIKLHIPVMATENPTLF; encoded by the coding sequence ATGCAATTTGGAAAAGTAGAAGATCCATCAATCATAAATTTCAGCCTTCCGGCTGATGCTCCTGAAACTAAAGACTTACTAAAAAACACTTCAAAAAGTACTTTTGAAGCCTATGTAGGATGCGCAAAATGGAATAAAGCCGATTTAAAAGGATTTTATCCAAGAGGTACAAAAGACGAGCTAACTTACTACGCCACGCAGTTTAATAGTATTGAGCTAAATGCTACTTTTTACAATTTGCCAAGTAGCGCACAAGTAAGCAGTTGGAGAGATAAAACACCCGATGATTTTAAGTTTTTCCCTAAAATAACCAACTCGGTGAGTCATTACCGCAGGTTAATAGATGTTAAAGAACCTGTTACTTTATTTTGCGATGCCATTAGCCATTTTGAAGAAAAATTAGGGATGGCTTTTTTGCAACTGCATGATAATTTTAAGCCTAAAGATTTTGACCGACTTAAAACTTTTGTTGAAGATTTTCCAAAGGTAATTCCACTGGCTATAGAGGTTAGAAATGAGGAATGGTTTACCAATAAGGCTATTGCCGATGAACTTTACCAATTGTTAAAAAAGCATCATATCACCAATGTTTTGGTAGATACAGCAGGCAGAAGAGACATGATGCACATGAAATTAAGCACACCTATTGCTTTTATTCGTTATGTAGGTGCTAATCATGAATCTGATTATAGCAGATTAGACGAATGGGTAAAACGCATTGTTGATTGGAAAGCGGCTGGTTTACAGAAACTGTATTTCTTTGTTCACCAAAATGTAGAGCTGGCATCGCCTTTATTGTCTGCTTATTTTATAGAAAAATTAAATAAAGCTATAGGTATAAAGCTTCATATTCCTGTAATGGCAACGGAAAATCCTACTTTATTTTAA
- a CDS encoding amidohydrolase family protein, protein MKKILLLIGALFCVAMVQAQETFPVNGSYDIRSGQFAFTNANIVVSAEQTLKNGTLIIKDRKIEQVGTALNIPKGYVIIDLKGKYIYPSLIDAYTSYGLPEIPRQSFSGRGSAPVFTTTKQGAYHWNEAIKPEMNAHSIFNLEAKKAEEMKKNGFGTINTLIKDGIARGTSAAVTLGDESNNLVMLSAKTAANYSFSKGTAKTDYPSSLMGSIALLRQTYIDAAWYKSQSKEFNISLDEFNKQQSLPQVFEVENWEDVLRADKLGDEFGKQYVFKSGGDEYQRIADIKATTGKFIIPINFPKAYDVEDPADARSVTFAQMKHWELAPTNPAVLEQNGITFAISPAGLESPKDFWTNLRLAIDFGLSEKQALKSLTEIPASILGIDKKVGTLNVGKEANFLITSSPLFAKENIIFENWVQGKRFIVSQMDVKDLRGDYDLVIAGLGKLDMKIGGSIGAYEVNIVRTGADSVKTKANFVRNGDLVNLVFDLTKNPKGDFRLSGYLDKASPLTFKGEAVAANGNTTNWSATFKAPFIEKEKKEEAKGVSQVGKVVYPLVAYGNPDLPKTEAIIFKNATVWTNEKDGILKDADVWVENGKIKAVGKNLSTNNAKIIDAKGKHITPGIIDEHSHIAISRGVNEGTQAVTSEVRIGDVLDAEDVNIYRQLAGGVTTSHLLHGSANPVGGQTQLIKLRWGNTPEGLKFGNNPGFIKFALGENVKQSNWGEFNTIRFPQTRMGVEQVFIDAFTRAKEYKAAMAAYNGAKNKSGLTQPRKDLELEALVEILDGKRHITCHSYVQSEINMLMKVADSMDFKVNTFTHILEGYKVADKMAKRGIAGSTFSDWWTYKMEVLDAIPYNGKLMHEAGVLTAFNSDDAEMARRLNQEAAKAVKYGGVSEEEALKFVTLNPAIMMHIDDRVGSLKPGKDADLVLWSEHPLSVYAKAEKTLVDGIVYWDYEKDEQKRKEIKEEQARLIQKMINAKTKGAKTQRPSLEKPSLYDCDTLEGEHAETEEH, encoded by the coding sequence ATGAAGAAAATATTACTATTAATAGGGGCATTATTTTGCGTTGCTATGGTGCAAGCTCAGGAGACATTTCCTGTCAATGGATCATACGATATACGTAGTGGCCAGTTTGCTTTTACCAATGCCAATATTGTGGTAAGTGCAGAGCAAACCCTTAAAAACGGCACTTTAATCATTAAAGACCGTAAAATTGAACAAGTAGGTACAGCGCTAAACATCCCGAAAGGTTATGTGATTATTGATTTGAAAGGGAAATACATTTACCCTTCGCTTATTGATGCTTATACTTCTTACGGTTTGCCAGAAATCCCTCGTCAGAGTTTTAGCGGCAGAGGTTCTGCACCGGTGTTTACCACAACCAAGCAAGGTGCTTATCATTGGAACGAAGCCATAAAGCCAGAAATGAATGCCCATAGTATTTTTAATTTGGAGGCTAAAAAGGCCGAAGAAATGAAGAAAAACGGTTTTGGTACTATAAATACCTTAATTAAAGACGGTATTGCCCGTGGCACTTCTGCGGCAGTTACCCTTGGCGATGAAAGTAATAACTTAGTGATGCTATCGGCTAAAACAGCTGCAAATTATTCTTTTAGCAAGGGTACCGCAAAAACAGATTATCCGAGTTCTTTAATGGGTTCTATTGCTTTGTTACGTCAAACTTATATAGATGCGGCTTGGTATAAAAGCCAAAGTAAAGAGTTTAATATCTCTTTAGACGAGTTTAACAAGCAACAAAGTTTACCTCAAGTTTTTGAAGTAGAAAACTGGGAAGATGTTTTAAGAGCCGATAAACTAGGCGATGAATTTGGTAAGCAATACGTTTTTAAGTCGGGCGGCGATGAATACCAACGCATAGCAGACATAAAAGCTACCACAGGTAAATTTATCATTCCTATTAATTTCCCTAAAGCTTATGATGTGGAAGACCCTGCCGATGCTCGCTCTGTAACCTTTGCACAAATGAAACATTGGGAATTGGCACCTACCAACCCAGCTGTGTTAGAGCAAAACGGAATCACTTTCGCTATTAGTCCTGCCGGCTTAGAAAGCCCTAAAGATTTTTGGACCAACCTACGCCTAGCCATTGATTTTGGTTTATCAGAAAAACAAGCTTTAAAATCTTTAACAGAAATACCCGCTAGCATTTTAGGGATAGATAAAAAGGTTGGTACCTTAAACGTAGGTAAAGAGGCTAATTTCTTAATTACATCATCGCCATTATTTGCTAAAGAGAACATCATTTTTGAAAACTGGGTGCAAGGCAAAAGGTTTATAGTTTCACAAATGGATGTGAAAGATTTACGTGGCGATTATGATTTAGTGATAGCCGGCTTAGGCAAGCTAGACATGAAAATTGGCGGAAGCATTGGTGCTTATGAAGTAAATATTGTAAGAACTGGAGCTGATAGCGTAAAAACAAAAGCAAATTTTGTGCGTAATGGAGATTTGGTTAATCTGGTTTTTGATTTAACCAAGAATCCTAAAGGTGATTTTAGATTATCAGGCTATTTAGATAAAGCATCACCTTTAACTTTTAAAGGTGAAGCGGTTGCGGCTAACGGAAATACCACCAATTGGTCGGCAACTTTTAAAGCTCCTTTTATAGAAAAAGAAAAGAAAGAAGAAGCCAAAGGTGTTAGCCAAGTAGGTAAAGTTGTTTATCCATTAGTGGCTTACGGTAACCCAGATTTGCCCAAGACAGAAGCCATTATTTTTAAAAATGCTACCGTTTGGACAAACGAAAAAGATGGTATTTTAAAAGATGCTGATGTTTGGGTAGAAAACGGTAAGATTAAAGCCGTTGGTAAAAATTTAAGCACCAACAATGCTAAAATTATTGATGCTAAGGGCAAACATATAACACCAGGTATTATTGATGAACACTCGCATATTGCCATTAGCAGAGGTGTGAACGAAGGTACCCAAGCTGTTACTTCTGAGGTGCGTATTGGTGATGTGCTAGATGCTGAGGATGTTAATATTTACAGACAATTGGCCGGTGGCGTAACAACATCGCATTTATTGCATGGCTCTGCAAATCCTGTTGGTGGACAAACACAATTGATAAAATTGAGATGGGGAAATACACCAGAGGGATTGAAATTTGGTAATAACCCGGGCTTCATCAAATTTGCTTTGGGCGAGAATGTGAAGCAAAGCAATTGGGGCGAGTTTAATACCATCCGTTTTCCGCAAACCCGTATGGGGGTAGAACAAGTTTTTATAGATGCTTTTACTAGAGCTAAAGAGTATAAAGCTGCTATGGCGGCTTATAACGGCGCTAAGAATAAATCGGGTTTAACCCAACCCCGTAAAGATTTAGAGTTGGAAGCTTTAGTTGAGATTTTAGACGGCAAAAGACATATTACTTGCCATTCTTATGTGCAATCAGAAATAAATATGTTGATGAAAGTTGCAGATAGCATGGACTTTAAAGTAAATACTTTCACCCACATTTTAGAAGGCTATAAAGTAGCTGATAAAATGGCCAAAAGAGGTATTGCTGGTTCTACTTTTTCAGATTGGTGGACGTATAAAATGGAAGTGTTAGACGCTATTCCGTACAACGGAAAGCTGATGCATGAAGCCGGAGTATTAACCGCTTTCAATTCTGATGATGCTGAAATGGCTCGTCGTTTAAACCAAGAAGCTGCCAAAGCAGTTAAATATGGTGGTGTTAGCGAGGAGGAAGCTTTAAAATTTGTAACCCTAAATCCGGCTATCATGATGCATATTGATGATAGGGTGGGTAGCCTTAAGCCCGGTAAAGATGCCGATTTGGTTTTATGGTCAGAACATCCTTTATCTGTTTATGCTAAGGCAGAAAAAACGCTTGTTGATGGTATTGTTTATTGGGATTATGAGAAAGATGAGCAGAAGCGAAAAGAAATTAAAGAAGAGCAGGCTCGTTTAATCCAGAAAATGATTAATGCTAAAACTAAAGGAGCAAAAACACAACGTCCGTCTTTAGAAAAACCAAGTCTGTATGATTGTGACACTTTAGAAGGTGAGCATGCTGAAACCGAAGAACATTAA
- a CDS encoding 2-hydroxyacid dehydrogenase, which yields MKIAVFSTYHYDEEFLNRYNTGHELTFFTLALHADTAPLANGFDAICIFVNDKVDKAVLEILKAAGIKLIVLRCAGFNNVAVADAKAMGITVVRVPAYSPEAVAEHAMALILTLNRKTHKAYNRIREGNFSLERLMGFNLHNRKVAVIGTGNIGKAFCKILSGFGCKISAYDLYPQDEVKAMGVQYGTLEETLCDADIVSLHCPLTPETQYLINQKTLKLFKHGAMLINTSRGALVHTKDAIKALKSGQLGALGLDVYEQEGDLFFHDLSEGIIQDELITRLISFPNVLITSHQGFFTQEAIGEIARVSFANIDAFCNGEELKNKVD from the coding sequence ATGAAAATTGCCGTTTTTAGCACCTACCATTACGATGAAGAATTTTTAAACAGATACAATACCGGTCATGAGCTTACTTTTTTCACCCTAGCGCTTCATGCAGATACCGCCCCTTTGGCTAATGGTTTTGATGCCATTTGTATTTTTGTAAATGATAAAGTAGATAAAGCGGTATTAGAAATATTAAAAGCTGCAGGCATTAAATTAATTGTTTTAAGATGTGCTGGCTTTAATAATGTGGCTGTAGCCGATGCAAAAGCCATGGGCATAACCGTAGTAAGAGTGCCTGCATATTCACCAGAAGCCGTTGCAGAGCATGCTATGGCATTGATTTTAACTTTAAACCGCAAAACACATAAAGCTTATAACCGCATACGCGAGGGTAATTTTTCTTTAGAAAGATTAATGGGTTTTAACCTACACAACCGTAAAGTAGCAGTTATTGGCACAGGTAATATTGGTAAAGCTTTTTGTAAAATATTAAGTGGTTTTGGCTGTAAAATAAGTGCTTATGATTTGTACCCGCAAGACGAAGTTAAAGCCATGGGCGTACAATACGGCACTTTAGAAGAAACCTTATGCGATGCTGATATTGTATCTCTACATTGCCCTTTAACGCCAGAAACGCAATACTTAATCAACCAAAAAACATTAAAACTATTTAAGCATGGCGCCATGCTGATTAATACCAGTAGAGGCGCTTTGGTACATACCAAAGATGCTATAAAAGCCTTAAAAAGCGGCCAATTAGGGGCTTTAGGTTTAGATGTTTATGAACAAGAAGGAGATTTATTTTTCCATGATTTATCAGAAGGAATTATACAAGATGAATTGATTACCCGCTTAATTTCTTTTCCTAATGTTTTAATCACCTCACATCAAGGATTTTTTACGCAAGAAGCTATAGGCGAAATAGCAAGAGTTTCTTTTGCTAATATTGATGCATTTTGCAATGGCGAAGAACTAAAAAACAAGGTGGATTAA
- a CDS encoding iron chaperone: protein MENFESVEAYIAHFPEEVQNLLKQIRVIIKRIAPDSVEGISYGMPAYKLHKKPLVYFAAFKKHIGFYATPSGHTAFSVELAAYKQGKGSVQFPLNKPIPYALIEKMVAFRVEENRAIRYR from the coding sequence ATGGAAAATTTCGAATCTGTTGAGGCATATATAGCCCATTTCCCTGAAGAAGTGCAAAATCTACTTAAGCAAATAAGGGTCATCATTAAAAGGATTGCGCCTGATTCGGTAGAAGGCATCAGCTATGGTATGCCAGCTTATAAGCTTCATAAAAAGCCATTGGTTTACTTTGCGGCTTTTAAAAAACATATCGGTTTTTATGCAACACCTAGTGGGCATACTGCTTTTTCTGTAGAGTTGGCTGCTTACAAACAAGGAAAAGGCTCAGTACAGTTTCCTTTAAACAAGCCTATTCCTTATGCTTTAATAGAAAAGATGGTAGCTTTTAGGGTAGAAGAAAATAGGGCAATCCGTTACCGTTAA
- a CDS encoding NAD(P)/FAD-dependent oxidoreductase encodes MSKKPKIFIAGGGLAGLTNAILLSKAGFEVCLAERKFYPFHRVCGEYVSNEALPFLKSLGLNPEDLQASKLEKLIIAAPSGKTILAPLDLGGFGISRYTLDEQLYLIAKQQGVEFLLGEKITDIQYHDEQFNILLAGKTYQADLVIGAFGKRSNLDKQLQRSSFYKRSPYMGVKYHVKLDFPKDTIRLDNFEGGYCGLNSIGTDSYCLCYLSENKHLKKYGSIAAVEEQVLSKNPFLKEVFRHAEFIWDKPETINEIAFERKTLIENHILMCGDTAGMIAPLCGNGMAIAIHSAKILSSCIIDICPDGINPTKRAQLEKAYSQTWQQEFAQRLFIGRTIQKLFGQNVLSEMAIGGLNHFPKVFSFLISKTHGERF; translated from the coding sequence ATGAGCAAAAAACCAAAAATATTTATTGCCGGAGGGGGTTTAGCAGGCCTTACCAACGCCATTTTATTAAGCAAAGCAGGTTTTGAAGTTTGCCTTGCCGAGCGTAAATTTTACCCTTTCCATAGGGTATGTGGCGAGTATGTAAGCAATGAAGCTTTACCTTTTTTAAAAAGTTTGGGGTTAAACCCCGAGGATTTGCAGGCGAGTAAACTAGAAAAGTTAATTATTGCTGCGCCCTCAGGAAAAACCATTCTTGCCCCTTTAGACTTGGGCGGATTTGGCATCAGCCGATATACGCTAGATGAGCAGCTTTACCTCATCGCTAAACAACAAGGTGTGGAATTTCTTTTGGGCGAAAAAATTACGGATATCCAATATCATGATGAACAGTTTAATATCTTGCTAGCTGGTAAAACCTATCAGGCAGATTTGGTGATTGGTGCTTTTGGCAAACGCTCTAACTTAGATAAGCAACTCCAACGTTCCTCCTTTTATAAGCGCAGCCCTTATATGGGTGTTAAATATCACGTAAAGTTAGATTTCCCTAAAGATACCATCCGCTTAGATAATTTTGAAGGTGGTTATTGTGGCCTAAACAGCATCGGTACAGATAGCTATTGCTTGTGTTACCTATCAGAAAATAAGCATTTAAAAAAATATGGTTCTATAGCCGCTGTAGAAGAGCAAGTGTTAAGCAAAAACCCTTTTTTAAAAGAAGTATTTCGCCATGCCGAGTTTATTTGGGATAAGCCAGAAACCATTAATGAAATTGCTTTTGAGCGCAAAACATTGATAGAAAACCATATCTTGATGTGTGGCGATACTGCCGGTATGATTGCTCCACTTTGCGGAAACGGCATGGCTATAGCCATACACTCGGCAAAAATTTTAAGCTCTTGCATTATTGATATTTGCCCTGATGGCATTAACCCAACTAAAAGAGCCCAACTAGAAAAAGCTTACAGCCAAACATGGCAGCAAGAATTTGCACAAAGATTATTTATAGGCAGAACCATACAAAAACTATTTGGTCAGAATGTATTATCAGAAATGGCTATTGGTGGTCTTAACCATTTTCCTAAAGTTTTTTCTTTTTTGATAAGTAAGACGCATGGGGAAAGGTTTTAA
- a CDS encoding methyltransferase domain-containing protein, which produces MPSFNHRSTALEIMDDFSLDQQAIHPVLKELEVINQLLGGFQVFYNAFKKLPIRNKDIICDWGCGGGDSLKVLKKYFHKRKIYPHFIGIDATPSAISFAKAHHETADIHFRLADVLEEPFLSEEFDYVISSLFTHHFNNDEWKQLVARMLYTSKKAVIINDLHRHWFAYYSIGWLTQLFSKSPMVKHDSKLSVLRSFTRKELQTLLAQMGIKKYSIKWMWAFRWQIIIYK; this is translated from the coding sequence ATGCCTAGTTTTAACCATAGAAGTACAGCGTTAGAAATCATGGATGATTTCTCGTTAGACCAACAAGCCATCCATCCTGTATTGAAAGAGTTGGAAGTTATTAACCAATTGCTAGGCGGTTTTCAGGTATTTTACAATGCTTTTAAGAAATTACCAATCCGTAATAAAGATATCATTTGCGATTGGGGTTGTGGCGGTGGCGATAGCCTAAAAGTTTTAAAAAAGTACTTCCATAAAAGAAAAATATACCCCCACTTTATCGGGATTGATGCCACCCCCAGTGCCATTAGTTTTGCCAAGGCACATCATGAAACAGCAGATATTCACTTTAGGTTGGCAGATGTTTTGGAAGAGCCTTTTTTAAGCGAAGAGTTTGATTATGTCATCAGCAGCTTGTTTACCCATCATTTTAACAATGATGAATGGAAACAGCTGGTAGCAAGAATGTTGTATACCTCTAAAAAAGCTGTGATTATTAATGATTTGCACCGCCATTGGTTTGCTTATTATTCCATTGGCTGGCTTACCCAGCTATTTTCTAAATCGCCCATGGTAAAACACGATAGCAAACTATCAGTCTTGAGAAGTTTTACCAGAAAAGAGTTGCAAACATTATTAGCGCAAATGGGTATTAAGAAGTATAGTATTAAATGGATGTGGGCCTTTCGCTGGCAAATCATCATTTATAAATGA